The following are encoded in a window of Arvicanthis niloticus isolate mArvNil1 chromosome 1, mArvNil1.pat.X, whole genome shotgun sequence genomic DNA:
- the Rrp8 gene encoding ribosomal RNA-processing protein 8 produces MFEEPEWVEAAPAIVGLGPATAQVRPATAPPVKGRKRRHLLATLRALEAASLSHQSPSLPGSDSEEEEEVGRKKRHLQRPSLASVSKEVVKKRKGKCQKQVPSISDSEGKEVGGECHRRAPPLGGISAGEEKGKRKCQEYSSSHLTQPLDSVDQTVDNSRMSTTTVDVPKPSPESTSPNSSHTLSRKQWRNRQKNKRRHKNKFRPLQTPDQVPPKASVEETEVPPAPKSDSQETRAGALRARMTQRLDGARFRYLNEQLYSGPSSAAQRLFQEDPEAFLLYHRGFQRQVKKWPLHPVDRIAKDLRQKPASLVVADFGCGDCRLASSVRNPVHCFDLASLDPRVTVCDMAQVPLEDESVDVAVFCLSLMGTNIRDFLEEANRVLKPGGLLKVAEVSSRFEDIRTFLGAVTKLGFKVIYKDLTNSHFFLFDFEKTGPPRVGPKAQLSGLKLQPCLYKRR; encoded by the exons ATGTTCGAAGAGCCTGAATGGGTCGAGGCGGCCCCAGCCATCGTGGGCCTGGGGCCCGCTACAGCACAGGTTCGGCCGGCGACTGCCCCACCAGTCAAG GGCCGCAAGCGCCGCCATCTCTTGGCCACATTACGGGCCCTGGAAGCAGCATCTCTCTCCCACCAATCCCCCAGCCTACCTGGCAGTGactctgaggaggaggaagaggtaggaaggaagaagagacaccTCCAAAGGCCCTCACTTGCCAGTGTCTCAAAGGAAgtagtgaagaaaagaaaagggaaatgtcAAAAACAGGTGCCATCCATCAGTGACTCTGAGGGGAAAGAAGTAGGAGGAGAATGCCACAGACGAGCTCCTCCTCTTGGTGGGATCTCTgctggagaagaaaaaggaaagaggaaatgcCAGGAATACTCCTCTTCACACCTAACCCAGCCCCTGGACAGTGTTGACCAAACAG TTGACAATTCGAGGATGAGTACTACTACAGTTGACGTACCCAAGCCAAGCCCTGAGTCTACATCACCTAACTCCTCACACACCCTGAGCCGCAAGCAGTGGCGGAACAGGCAGAAAAATAAGCGGAGACACAAGAACAAATTTCGACCACTTCAGACACCAGATCAGGTTCCTCCCAAGGCTTCCGTAGAGGAGACTGAGGTGCCTCCTGCTCCAAAGTCAGACAGTCAGGAGACTAGAGCTGGAGCCCTGCGAGCACGCATGACGCAGCGCCTGGATGGGGCCCGATTTCGCTACCTTAATGAGCAGTTGTACTCAGGGCCCAGCAGTGCTGCCCAACGCCTATTCCAGGAAGACCCTGAGGCTTTTCTCCTGTATCACCGTGGCTTTCAGAGACAAGTAAAGAAGTGGCCACTGCACCCAGTGGACCGTATTGCCAAAGATCTCCGCCAGAa GCCTGCATCCTTAGTGGTAGCTGACTTTGGCTGTGGAGATTGTCGCCTAGCTTCAAGTGTCCGGAACCCTGTGCACTGTTTTGATTTGGCTTCTCTGGACCCCAGGGTCACTGTATGTGACATGGCCCAG GTGCCCCTAGAGGATGAATCTGTGGATGTGGCCGTGTTTTGCCTTTCACTGATGGGAACTAACATCAGGGACTTCCTTGAGGAGGCAAATCGAGTGCTAAAACCAGG GGGTCTTCTCAAAGTAGCTGAAGTCAGCAGCCGCTTTGAAGATATTCGGACCTTTTTGGGGGCTGTGACCAAACTCGGCTTTAAGGTTATCTACAAG GACCTGACCAACAGCCACTTCTTCTTGTTTGACTTTGAAAAAACTGGACCACCTCGAGTAGGACCCAAAGCCCAACTCTCAGGCCTTAAACTTCAGCCTTGTCTCTACAAGCGCAGGTGA